ATAATGATAATGTTCCAAATGTGCTGAAGAAAAGCTTTGAATAAACTTTGGAGTAGTTTGTTCGTCCTTTCTCCTGATTTCAAGAAAACCCTCCTTTAAAGCCCAGTCATACACCAATATATCTACTGGATATTTGGTCAATACACCCGAAAGTTTATATTTTCTGATATTCTTTTCTGCTTCCTCTTTGCTAGAGAAAACTCCCGACGGAAATGAAGTGTGTTGAGAAGTTCCGGAAAATATCTAGATTTCATTGAGTAAATTGTTCATAGATGAGCAAAATTAACTTTTCCTGAAAGATTATTATTCTATCCCATCACTATTTATTGTGATGTAGCCTGTATCAAATAAGTAAGTATCTTCTGAGAAGGTCATCAAAAGAAACAGAAGCTACAATTCCATTCGCTTTTAAATCTGCTACAGATAGTATCTGCTCAAACCTGTATGGCATGAATCTTTTATGAGCTTTGTGTAATAGTTATACTAATAACTGTACGAGTAACAACTGTTACAAAGAAAATTTTAACCGTATTTTTATAGTCATATTCTTATACTATGCAAAACCTGTTATTGATCCTGGGAGCTGTTCTGATTGTATTTTCCTGGATGCATCTAATTCGATATGAGGTTTGGTGGATTCGGGCTGCAGACTTTCCACACCTGCAACTGGCTGTTCCTCTGTTAGTTATTTTTGTTGCTTATCTTATATGGTTTGATATAGATTCTCCTAAGGAATATGTTTTTATCTATGTAACAGCAATCACTTTGATCTACCATTTATATCGCATAAGGCCTTATACCCGGTTGCATTCACATCAGGTGCTGTCTAGTGAAAAAGAGCAAAAGTCAGGAGATGGATTGAAGCTGTTGATATTTAATGTGTTCATGGATAATACAAGATGTGATGAATTTCTTCAACAAGTATATCAGTACAATCCTGACATTGTGCTGGCCGTAGAAACCAATCAGCATTGGATGAATAAGTTAAAGCCTCTGGAAAAAATCTATGCGTATCGGGTGAGTTGTCCTCTTGAGAATACATATGGAATGCTATTCTATTCCAGATTTCCCATAAAACATAAAGAGATTAACTTTCTGGTACAGGATGATATACCCTCATTGTATGTTCAGCTGACATTGCCATCCAAACGGGTTATCGATCTCTATGGGGTGCATCCAAGGCCACCTGCACCGGGTGAAAACAATCGCTCTACCGAACGGGATGTAGAATTAATCCAGGTGGGCAAACGAGCCAAGGTAGCTACTAACCCAGTAATTGTTGCAGGTGATTTAAATGATGTAGCCTGGTCACACACTACCCGGTTATTTCAACGACTCAGTGGGTTATTAGACCCTCGTATTGGGCGAGGCTTCTTTAATACCTTTAATGCCAAGTACTGGCTGTTGCGCTGGCCACTGGATCATGTGTTTGTTTCACATCATTTCAAGTTGATAGATATAGAAAGGCTGCCTAATTGTGGTTCGGATCACTTTCCAATGTTTGCACATTTCTGCTATGAGCCTGATCCGGAAGCAAAAGAGAACAAACCACAGGCAGAAGCTTCTGATTATAAAGAAGCCAGCGAGAAAGAGCAACAACTGGAGGAGGAGAAAGCGTAACCGTTTAGATGTTGCCTTTACTGCTGTGCAAATTTTTTTGAGACTTATATTTTATATACTTAGAACAGGATTATACTATAACCCTGTTCTAAATATCCTGTTACCTGCCCTAAAAACGGAAAGGAATAAAACCTGTTTCCCCACTATATGCTTTTTCCTGACCATAAGCACTTAACTCAAATCTAATAAAGATCTATTTTTTCAACTGTGGTCCTCTGTAGATGGTTTTCCATCTCAGGGGGGCTTTTTAGAGAAGTATATAGAAGATAGCTATATAAGAACAATTCTGGTAGTTTTAACGTACTGTAGTATTGTCATCTTTTCATATATCCTATTTTTACTATTCTCTAAAATGGAAGAGTTAGAAGTAACCACTGATTCTCTCAAAGCAAACTGGGCTACTTATACAGCAGTGAAAAAGCTGATAGTGAAAGGTGCCAAAGAAAAATTTCCATTAGAGATTGCTCAATTAAAGAATCTGGAGTATTTATCCATAGAAGGAGTTCCTGTCATTACTGATTCTATCTTTGAATTGACTACACTCAAAGAATTACATGTAAAAGGAAAGCTAACAGATAATAAATTTTCGAAGCCTTACCCAGATCATTTTGATAAACTTACAGTCGTCACCCGACTCTCATTAGGTAGTGCACCTGCTCCTTTTCCTGCTTCCGTATGGAGAATGCCTGCATTGAAAACACTGACCTTGACTATTGAAGACTGCCGTAGTCTACCTCCAGGTAATTTTTCTTCTCTTTCACAGTTGGAAGAACTTCATCTTATCTCCAATCATTTTTCGGATGAGGTTTTTACAGAGATAGCCTCTCTGTCAAATCTTCGTTCTGTTACATTGGATGTAATCAATGTAAATAACTATCCGCTAAAGGCAGATTTATCTGCTCTGGGAAAGACAGTTAATCTGGAAGAAATAGTAATTCGTAATGCTCAGCTGGATACTCTTCCAGTATCATTTAAAGAGCTAGCAAACTTGAAAAGCTTTCGGTTGGAGGCGACTAATCTAAGACGTTTTGAAACTTCATTAGTCCCTTATTTTGAGAATCTTCCGGAAAATCTGGAAAGCCTTTATCTGGATTATATAGGATTTGATGTAGTTCCGGACAGTATAGGTCGTTTGAAAAAACTGAAGTCTTTGTATCTGACTTCCAAGTGTATTACCAAAGGATACGAAAATTTGCTTTTACTTAGCAACTGTGAGGAAATCTATTTTCGGTTTTATCGTGGGGATAGTAGTAGCGACCCGGTGGGTGAAAAAATTGAGTACAGTAAGGATAAGAAGACAAAATACAGTGAACTACGTGATTATGTTGAAGGAAAGGGGATAGATATAGAAATGCAAAAACAGTTTATGCGATTTGTATATAAGGACCCGGCAACTGTTTTAGACAAAGAGACATTATTACACCTACTGGATTACCCCAATAAAAGAATTCGGGAAGAAACATTTGCTCAATTGGCCCCATTGATCCGAAATCCATTTTCTGATGGCTTTGTGAAAGACAAAGCTGTTATTGCATTAACAGGTAAAATTAAGCAGCGTAAGACACAGGAGTTGGCAGGTATGCTCAACGAGCAGGGATATCATTTTAGCCCGATTCTGAACGAAAGTATAACTCATCTGATTATCTCACCAACAGAAAAAACAAATACACGTTTTTTATTTTCTGAGATCATTCAGCTGGCACTTCCGGAACATTTGATGAGACTTCTGGAAAAAGAAGCAACACCTTTTTTGAAGGCAGGAGATGTAATACTGGAGGATAGTCTGATGGCATTACTGTTTTCGGAAGATGAAAGTAATATGTTACTGGCTTTGGAAATGATGCTTGAGGGGGGAATACCCACCAATCGCTTCACAGAGTTTGTCATCTGTTTTCTGATGAAACGGTTTCAGCAAAAAGAGACAAAAGAAGCTTTTCGTAAAGTAATTGAAAAACATTGCTCTGCCAGATGGCAGCACTTTCTCAGGTCCAATGTGCGAAAATCTATTCTGGAAGACTCTACTCACAAAATTATTCGTCATGAACTAATTGAGTTGGATATATTTTTGAAAAAAGGACTGGAAATTGGTTTCGCAACATCTAAAGCGTGGTTTATCTATTTTTTTGACCGCATAATTGATTTTCAGCCTGACTTGGCAGAATTACCTGTACGTTGCCTGATCACAGATCATACGTTGGATTTGATACAGCTAGATCGGTGGAGAGAGTCTTCTCCTCTGAATCTGGGAAAATCTTTATCCCGCGGATTAATCAATATGACGGATCTGACACAAATTGAATGTGTTACCATTACAGTTGGTGACTTTGCAGATCTTTCTATCTCTAATTATTCATTCTTTGCCAATCTCAAAAAATTACCCAATCTACAGGAGATTATCATAAGTGGTACTTCTGATCTGTCATGGGTAAAAGGCAGACTTACCAAGACAATAGAAAAGACTAGGAGAGAGTTGCCATCCGTAGTAATTACACAGAAGGATAAGATATGAAGTCCAGATCAATAAGTAAGATTACTCATCGTTATCTGGAAAGAAAAAGTATATGCTATATGTTGCTTTACTTTTAAATATTTGTACTTTTAATGCAAATAATTGTACGTTTTACTATAGACAGATATATGTCTTGCTTCTTAGCTTAATTGATTGTGCCTGTTTTCGCTCTATAACATACTCTGTTCTTGACAGAATGTGGTCATCAATGTAGCATCTTTTATAAAGAGTTATAACCCAGTATTACTTTTCCTGATAACTGACATTCATATACCTTTCTGCAATTGCTTCATAAATGCTTTTGATTACTAAATTTTATCCGAGATGATAAATGTCTCACTGACAACTATCTGTGGATGTTGCTGGCAGAAGTGTATATAGATCTTTTGGATATTTCTTATTACCCGGCTACCGTTTTGATTTAATCATCTGATATGAAGGACGAAAAAAATCTTATTCAAAGGTTAAAACTTTCAGACCGACAAGTTTTCCATGTAATCTTTGATTTATATGCAAAAAAGATCTACTACTTTTCCTTTGATTATCTAAAAAGTAAAGAAGATGCGGAGGAAATTGTGCAGGAGGCTTTTATACGGCTTTGGGAGAAAAGAGAAACATTAAAAGAAGAGTATTCTTTGAGTGGATTTCTTTTTACGATTACCTATCGGTTGATAATGGACTATTTTCGTAAAAGAAAGACAATTAGTGAGGCTCAAAAACAGTTATTTCATGTTCTGACAGATGAAAGTTATCAGACTGAAGAAGAATTATTATATCAGGAGTTGGAAGCTTTGTATCAGCAAGCTATAGATCAGCTACCTCCACGAAGAAAAGAAATATTCATTTTGAGCAGAAAAGAAGGACTGACCTATCAGGAAATTGCTGCTCAGCTTCAGATTTCACCCAAAACGGTAGAACATCAGTTGTCCGAATCACTCCATTTTATGCGGGAGTATTTCAAGCATTATACCTGCTCATTTGTAATGTTATTTCTAGCCTGGCTGTGCTTTTGATACACATACTGTTTAATTAGTAAATGTAGCCCTTTATCTTTCAGTTAGTAATTCCCATATTCTGATTCGCAAATCCAGATTTTTACTTCTTTAAAATATAGTTGAACCGCTTGATTTACTATTTCTCTGAGTTAAAACGCTGGCAGACAACTTCCTGTTACTATCTGTAGGCGAACAGTAGCATAGGATTGGTTGTCTCTATCAAAGTTCCAACCCCCCGGCTCTTCTTCATTGCTTTTCTGAAAATTTTTTAAAAAAAAATTGAACTCCAATAGGGGAAAGCTATCAGTTACACGTAGTACCTATAAAATACTGTGTAATGGATAAGAAATTATTGGAAAAGTACCGGAGAGGTACATGTTCAGAAGATGAACAACAGTATGTACGTCATTGGATAGAAGATCCAGCGAATGCGTCATTACTGTATCAGTGGATGCAGGAGCAGTGGTATGAAATGGATATAATGAACCGACCTGCCATTGATCTGAAGCCAGTGTGGGAGAAGATAGATGATCATACAAAGGTTTCAGCAGACATAGACTTTCCGGAATCTGGATCAAAGGTTGCACAGTTAACTGCATTCTGGAAAACAAGAATACGAGTGGCTGCTACAATAATAGCGGTACTGTTAGGAGGTATTGGAGGAGGCTGGTATTTTTTTGGACAGCACAATGACATTATATACCAGACAAGTTATGGGGAGGTGAAGCGTATTGTACTGCCTGATAGTTCTGTAGTTGTACTCAATGGTAATTCAACCCTTCACTATCCGGCTTTATGGGATAATACACATAAGAGAGAGGTATGGCTGGAAGGAGAAGGTTTCTTTAGTGTCAGACATAAACCCGATGATCAGAAGTTTCTGGTCCATACCACAGATAACTTTACTATCGAAGTAGTTGGGACACAATTCAGTGTTTTTGAGCAAAGAGGCCAAACCAGAGTGGTTTTGAATAATGGAAAAATTAAGGTACATCTGAAAGCTGATGTCAACAAAAAGACATCTGGTCTGGAAATAAAACCTGGAGAGCTGGTAGAATACAATGATAGAGACCAGCAACTGATACGACGCAAGGTAAATCCAGAAATATACTCCTCCTGGAAAGACAATCAATTAATTTTTGAAGATACTCCTCTCTCAGAAGTAGCACTGCGTCTGGAAAGATGCTATGGGTTGTCAGTGCAACTGGATGAAACCATTAAGGACAAACGCCTTACCGGACGTATGGATATTCAGAATCTGGACGTATTGCTGGAGGCTATGTCCAGTTCATTTAATCTGAAAGTCATCCAAAAGAAAGACAGCATTATTATTCATCCTAATCCATAATAAGATATGAAAAAAGTCCATATCCGGTAGGCATTTATACAGATCTGCCAGGTAGATAATTATATACCTATTTATATAAACCAACACACTTACAAATGGATTTATGAAATATACTATACACCTTTTTTTGATCTGCTGCCTCTATCTGTGCCACTGGACGGGATTGGCGGCACAGGCACAAATAATGGCATCCAGTGAAGTATTTGCAACGGGTTCAAGACAAATATCCTCACAGGGACGTTCTCTGAAATCTGTCATCACAGAGTTGGAAAACCGTTATAAAGTTGTGTTTTTTTATGATACCCAGCTGATCAAAAATGTTGCTGTTTCGCAGACTATAGAAACCGGATCTCTTGACAAAGTGCTTTCCTCACTTTTGAAGCCTTATAATCTGAAATACAAACGATTAAAAGGGAGTTCCTATGTGATTTTTTCGGATACACCTTTGAAAGATTCAGGCAATAACGATACTATCAGTCCGGAAAGTCGTAATACAGCTGATTCATTGACAAAGAATGAGGTATATCCTCAAGTTCTTTCTGTTAATCAGGAAGCTGAGCAAGCGGCAATTACTGTTAAAGGGAAGATAACGGATGAGAACAAAGAGGCTTTGCCAGGAGTGAGTGTAGTCTTAAAAGGAACAACAACCGGAACTGTAGCAGGTCCTGATGGAAATTATTCATTAAGCGTACCAGATGGGAATGGAACATTAGTATTCTCGTTTGTAGGGTATATTTCACAGGAAGTATCTATTAATAACAGGACAACCATAGATATATCTCTTGCTCCGGATATTACCGCTTTAAATGAAGTTGTGGTAGTAGGGTATGGTACACAAAAGAAAGGAGAAATCACCAGTGCAGTTGCCAGTGTCAATGCAGAACAGTTTAACAAAGGAAACATTAGTAACGTATCTCAGTTGTTACAGGGAAAAGTTGCCGGATTGTCTATTTCCCGTCCAGGAGGTGATCCCAATGGAAACTTTGCTATCCGTTTGCGCGGTTTGTCTACTCTAGGAGCCAATACCCAACCACTTGTTGTCATTGATGGACAGATAGGTGCAGACTTAAATACAGTTGATCCCAATGATATTAAGAGCATTGATGTATTGAAAGATGGTTCCGCTGCTGCTATTTACGGTACACGTGGTTCTGCCGGAGTAATTATTATTACAACCAAATCAGGTGGAGGTACTACCAGTATTAGTTATAATGGGCTGGTACAGGCAGAAAGTGCAGCCCGGTTAACTCCTCATATGTCTGCAGCTGAATTCAGAGCCTTGGGAAAAGGTACAGATTATGGATCAAACACAGACTGGTATAAAGAAATTACTCGTACAGCTATTTCTCAAACCCACAATGTTTCTTTGTCTGGTGGTAATTCCTCGGGTACCTCTTACAATGCTTCAGTGAATTACCGTAATTCCCAAGGGGTAGCCATTACTACTGGCTTTGAACAGCTCAATGGTCGATTGAATCTGATCCAGAAAGCCTTAAAGGATAGATTGGTATTGAATTTAACCTTGAGTATGACGCGTAGAAAATCAGAACTAGGCTTCAATGAAGCATTTAAATATGCAGCCATCTACAATCCTACTTCTCCTGTATATAGTACCGATCCGTTATACGATCTGACAGGGGGAGGATACTTTGAGGCAAACTTTGTTGATTATTCAAATCCGGTAGCAGTACTCAGACAAAATACCAATGAAAGAGAATTGAAACGATTCAACTTTGCTGCCTCTGCTGAATATGAAATCGTTACGGGATTAAAGTTTTTGATTCGTTATGCTCAGCAAACCGCCAGTACTTACAATCAGGTGTATCTGCCACGCACCTCCTATAATTCCCGAAACTTTTTAGGTGTAAGTGGCTTTGCCCGTGGTGGATATGGATGGAAAAACGACAATGAAAGTTTTAACCAGCTGTATGAAAATACGCTGTCTTATGAAAAGCGGATTGATAAATTACAGGTATCAGCTCTTACCGGATATTCCTATCAGGATTTTCTGGATCAAGGATTTACAGTAGGTGGTGGAAACTTTATTACAGATGCTTCTGGACAAAACCTTTCCTCTGCACTAGACTTTGCACAAGGGTTAGGAGCTATTTCCAGCTTTAAAAACGGGTCTCGATTGGTTGCCTTCTTTGGTCGTGTTAATCTGAATTATAATGGTCTTGCATTCTTATCTGCAACATTGCGCAGGGAAGGCTCAACACAATTTGGAGCAAATCACAAATGGGGGATGTTTCCAGGGGTAAGTGCCGGGGTGGATCTGAGCCAGATTCTACGTGTAAAAGCAATTGATAATCTAAAACTAAGAGCCAGTTACGGTGTAACAGGTGCATTACCACCCAGTTCTTATCTGTCATTGCGAACGCTCACTGCCGGAGGATCTTATTTCTATGCAGGTGATGGAGTATACTTACAACCCTATTCTCCTAATCAGAATGCCAACCCGGATCTGCGGTGGGAGAAAAAAGGAGAGTTTGATGTAGGTGTTGATTTTGGATTATTTAACAATCGTCTGACAGGTACAATTGATTACTATCAGCGAACTACCTCTGATCTGATCTTTAATGTAACGGTTCCAGTTCCGCCAAACCTGGTTCCTACCACCTGGATGAATATTGGTACCATGAAGAGCAATGGTTTTGAGATGAGCCTGGGCTATGATGTTATTAAAAATGATGTATTTTCCTGGAATACAGGTGGCAACTTTACCACCTTTCATGTGGTGCTATCCAAACTGGATCCTCAGTTAGCAGGTAGCTTTGTCGGGGCTACAAACCTGGGGACGCCTGGACAGGAGGCTACACAGATTACAAGAGCTGTAGAAGGGGAGAAGATCGGTATCTTATGGGGTAAGGTGTACAAAGGAGTAGGAGAGGATGGTAAATATATTTTTGAAGACCGGAACAATGATGGAAAGATCGATAATCAGGATGAGACTATCATAGGCAATGGCTTACCTAAATTTGAATTTGGCTGGAACAACACAATTCGGTACAAAAACTTCGACTTTAATTTTCTGTTAAGAGGATCTATCGGGCATGATCTGATCAACACCTATCGAGCCTTCTATGAGAACCCCAATGTTGCCAGCAGCTATAACATTGTAAAGACTAAATATTTTAATCCGAATATCACCGATGGACAAATCTTCAGCAGCCGGTTTGTAGAAAGAGCCTCCTTTGCAAAGCTGGATAACGCTACACTTGGGTACAACTTCAAACTCCCTGCAGGAAGTTTGGTAAAAAGTCTGCGTGCGTATCTGAGTGGACAAAACTTATTTACTATTACAAACTATACAGGCGTAGATCCGGAGGTGCGGTATGCGGATGAAAGTACTTCCAATACAGGTGCTGTTACCCGAAATGCGTTAGCGCCAGGGGTTGATAGAAGGGAGACCTGGGTACTGACTCGTTCTTTTACACTTGGGGTTAATGTTCAGTTTTAATCTACTTATACTACAGGTAAAAAACTGCCAATACAAGCTAATTGAGAAGGCATTGGCAGGTACTTACACTTAAATGATAACATACCTATGAAATATACATCAATTACAAAATACTGTCTGGTTGGACTGATTTTAGCTGGAGGATGTACCAATCTGGATGAGACCGATGTGTTGTATGATACGGTAATCAGTGACAACTTCTACAAAACAGATCGGGAATTTCTTTCAGCTGTTGGTGCTGCCTATTCCAATCTTTTCGGCTGGGGTGGGAACAACCATATGATACCCCTGAACGAAGTAACTACCGATGAAATGGTGGTTCCTACACGGGGAGCCGACTGGGGTGATGGTGGGCACTGGGTTCGTTTACAAACCCATACCTATACTTCACAAGACCCTACACCCACTAACGGTTGGACATTTCTGTATTCCGGTGTCAATACCTGTAATCGTTTGCTGGCTACTTTTGAGCCATTGGGGACAGATCAGGCCAAAGCGTATATTGCCGAACTAAAAGTACTGCGGGCTATCTATTATTACTGGTTGCTGGATCTGTATGGAAATGTGCCTTTAAGTATAGATTTTTCTTCAACAGAACCACCTGCCAACAGCACCCGGCAACAGGTGTATGATTTTGTAGAAAAGGAATTACTTGAAAATGTTCCTCTTTTACAAAAGACAGGCCCAACTGATGAGTCTACTTATGGACGGGTCAATTATTATACAGGATATACCGCGCTGGCAAAACTGTATCTGAATGCCAAAATCTATACAGGTACAGAACAATGGGAAAAAGCCATCGCAGCCTGTGATGAAGTAATTAACTCTGGTAAATATGCACTGGTAACCAACTACAGCGATAACTTTAAAAAAGAAAACAAAGGATCAACAGAGTTTATATGGGCTATTCCCTATGATGCAGTGTATGCCAAAGGCTTTAATATGCCTATGATGACGTTGCACATGCAAAATCAGAATACGTATAAAATGAACGCACAACCCTGGAATGGTTTTGCTACTATTCAGGAATTCTATCAGTCTTACATTGATCCTGTACAAAATCCAGGCCCACAAGGTACAGTTGTAGGAGTGGATACAAAAGGAACTACTACCACAGGTACACAAGACAAACGGTTATCAAACTTTCTGGTTGGCCCTCAGTATATGGCGGATGGCTCTCCCTTAACAGATGGAGGAGCTGATGCTGCTGATCCAAATGGAGCACCAATTACCTTTACTCCCTATATTAACGAACTACAACCTAATGCATGGCGCCAATCAGGAGCACGGATTGGTAAATGGGAGTTTTATACTGGCATGACAGCTGATCTGAGTAATGACTGGCCATTGTTCCGCTATGCAGATGTATTATTAATGAAAGCTGAGGCAACTGCCCGCAAAAATGACGACTGGAATGATCCGATTGCTTTGGCATTAGTTAATCAGATACGAACTGTACATGGAGGTGTAACACCGTTTGTCTCCATGACTGCTGATACATTTCTGGCAGAAAGAGGACGCGAAATGTTTGCCGAGACTTTCAGACGTCAGGATCTGATTCGTTTCGGGAAATACAACAGCGCCTGGAGATTCCATGCCGCAGATGCTTCAGACAATTTAGGGCCTGCAGGCATCAACCACCTGAATATTTTTCCGATTCCGGCCACACAGATCAATGCCAACCAGAATCTGAAACAGAATCCCGGATATTAAGACAGATACCTGATACCTCTGTTATAACAGTATAGTAGTCTGTTTGGGACTGCTATACTGTATTTTGATTTTAAATAATCTACATCATCCATTTTTTTTGAAAGGAGCGAATCGTGTGATGAGCAGAAGCAAACCCATACAACAGAAATTACATTCAGGATATAGCAAGGTTGTCTGGTTCTTTTTGTGTATTGTATTTTGTCTGATTAGTTCTTGTACAGATTCGCAAACAGGTACAGAGACTACCTTGTTTACTTTGCTGCCATCCTCCCGAACCGGAATAGATTTCTCAAATAATGTATCCTACACAGAAGAGTTTAATCCCTATACATTCCGAAATTTTTACAATGGAGGGGGAGTAGCTATTGGGGATATTAACAATGATAATTTACCGGATATCTTCTTTTGTTCCAATCAACAAACTAATCGATTATACCTGAATAAAGGAAACTTTCAGTTTGAGGATATCACACAAAAAGCAGGGGTTACATCATATGGGGTATGGTCTACAGGCGTAAGTCTGGTGGACATAAATGGGGATGGATACCTGGATATTTATGTATGTAAATCTGGTGATCTGAAAAAGAAAAATCGAAGCAATGAGCTATTTATCAATAACGGAGATCTGACTTTCACAGAAAAATCTCAGGAATATGGATTGGATAACAGAGGATTGTCTACCCATGCCGCCTTCTTGGATTATGACCGGGATGGTGATCTGGATTGTTATTTGCTCAATAATTCGTTTCGATCAGTGAGTAATTATTATATGATCAAGGATCAGCGTTTGGTGCGTGATTCGTTAGGAGGAAACAAGCTATATCGGAATGATCATAATCATTTTGTAGATGTAAGTGAGGAAGCTGGTATTTATGGTAGTGTAATTGGATTTGGCCTGGGGGTGACTATTTCCGATATCAACCGGGATGGCTGGCCGGATATGTATGTGTCCAATGATTTTTTTGAGCGGGATTATCTATATATCAACCAACAGAATGGAACCTTTAAGGAAATGCTGGAATCCTGTATCAGAGAATTAAGCATGAACTCTATGGGGGCTGATATTGCCGATATCTCTAATGACGGGTATCCGGAAATCTATGTAACGGATATGTTTCCGGAACAGGAAGCCCGTGTAAAGACTAAAACAGTTTTTGAGACATGGAATAAATATCAGGCTGATAAAAAAAGTGGTTTTTATCAGCAGTTTGTACGTAATACCCTACAGCTCAATAGAGGACCTGTAAAAACAGACGGTACACTGGCTTTCAGTGAAATTGGCCGTTATGCAGGTGTGCATGCTACCGACTGGAGCTGGGGAGCTTTAATCACTGACATGGACAATGATGGGTACAAAGATATTTTTGTGGCCAATGGTATTTACAAAGATATTACTGATCAGGATTATATCCAATATACAGCCAGTACAACCAATGAAATCCGACAAAAAATACTCAACAAAGAAACAAATATTATTAAAGATCTGATTGATAAGATTCCTTCTGAGGCACTGAGTAACTATGCTTTTCAAAACAAGGGAGATCTGACTTTTGTGAACCAGGCTCAGTCGTGGGGACTAAATCAACCTTCCTTCTCCAATGGATCAGCTTATGGCGATCTGGACAATGATGGTGACTTGGATCTGGTGATTAACAATGTGAATATGCCTTGTTTTATTTATCAGAACCAATCTAACCAGCTTCATCCTCAACACCAGTTTCTGCAACTGACATTAAAGGGAGAAGGAAATAACCGCTTTGGTATTGGTGCTCAGGTGG
Above is a genomic segment from Xanthocytophaga agilis containing:
- a CDS encoding DUF7710 domain-containing protein, with translation MFSGTSQHTSFPSGVFSSKEEAEKNIRKYKLSGVLTKYPVDILVYDWALKEGFLEIRRKDEQTTPKFIQSFSSAHLEHYHYQDGE
- a CDS encoding endonuclease/exonuclease/phosphatase family protein: MQNLLLILGAVLIVFSWMHLIRYEVWWIRAADFPHLQLAVPLLVIFVAYLIWFDIDSPKEYVFIYVTAITLIYHLYRIRPYTRLHSHQVLSSEKEQKSGDGLKLLIFNVFMDNTRCDEFLQQVYQYNPDIVLAVETNQHWMNKLKPLEKIYAYRVSCPLENTYGMLFYSRFPIKHKEINFLVQDDIPSLYVQLTLPSKRVIDLYGVHPRPPAPGENNRSTERDVELIQVGKRAKVATNPVIVAGDLNDVAWSHTTRLFQRLSGLLDPRIGRGFFNTFNAKYWLLRWPLDHVFVSHHFKLIDIERLPNCGSDHFPMFAHFCYEPDPEAKENKPQAEASDYKEASEKEQQLEEEKA
- a CDS encoding RNA polymerase sigma-70 factor; translated protein: MKDEKNLIQRLKLSDRQVFHVIFDLYAKKIYYFSFDYLKSKEDAEEIVQEAFIRLWEKRETLKEEYSLSGFLFTITYRLIMDYFRKRKTISEAQKQLFHVLTDESYQTEEELLYQELEALYQQAIDQLPPRRKEIFILSRKEGLTYQEIAAQLQISPKTVEHQLSESLHFMREYFKHYTCSFVMLFLAWLCF
- a CDS encoding FecR family protein gives rise to the protein MDKKLLEKYRRGTCSEDEQQYVRHWIEDPANASLLYQWMQEQWYEMDIMNRPAIDLKPVWEKIDDHTKVSADIDFPESGSKVAQLTAFWKTRIRVAATIIAVLLGGIGGGWYFFGQHNDIIYQTSYGEVKRIVLPDSSVVVLNGNSTLHYPALWDNTHKREVWLEGEGFFSVRHKPDDQKFLVHTTDNFTIEVVGTQFSVFEQRGQTRVVLNNGKIKVHLKADVNKKTSGLEIKPGELVEYNDRDQQLIRRKVNPEIYSSWKDNQLIFEDTPLSEVALRLERCYGLSVQLDETIKDKRLTGRMDIQNLDVLLEAMSSSFNLKVIQKKDSIIIHPNP
- a CDS encoding SusC/RagA family TonB-linked outer membrane protein, whose product is MKYTIHLFLICCLYLCHWTGLAAQAQIMASSEVFATGSRQISSQGRSLKSVITELENRYKVVFFYDTQLIKNVAVSQTIETGSLDKVLSSLLKPYNLKYKRLKGSSYVIFSDTPLKDSGNNDTISPESRNTADSLTKNEVYPQVLSVNQEAEQAAITVKGKITDENKEALPGVSVVLKGTTTGTVAGPDGNYSLSVPDGNGTLVFSFVGYISQEVSINNRTTIDISLAPDITALNEVVVVGYGTQKKGEITSAVASVNAEQFNKGNISNVSQLLQGKVAGLSISRPGGDPNGNFAIRLRGLSTLGANTQPLVVIDGQIGADLNTVDPNDIKSIDVLKDGSAAAIYGTRGSAGVIIITTKSGGGTTSISYNGLVQAESAARLTPHMSAAEFRALGKGTDYGSNTDWYKEITRTAISQTHNVSLSGGNSSGTSYNASVNYRNSQGVAITTGFEQLNGRLNLIQKALKDRLVLNLTLSMTRRKSELGFNEAFKYAAIYNPTSPVYSTDPLYDLTGGGYFEANFVDYSNPVAVLRQNTNERELKRFNFAASAEYEIVTGLKFLIRYAQQTASTYNQVYLPRTSYNSRNFLGVSGFARGGYGWKNDNESFNQLYENTLSYEKRIDKLQVSALTGYSYQDFLDQGFTVGGGNFITDASGQNLSSALDFAQGLGAISSFKNGSRLVAFFGRVNLNYNGLAFLSATLRREGSTQFGANHKWGMFPGVSAGVDLSQILRVKAIDNLKLRASYGVTGALPPSSYLSLRTLTAGGSYFYAGDGVYLQPYSPNQNANPDLRWEKKGEFDVGVDFGLFNNRLTGTIDYYQRTTSDLIFNVTVPVPPNLVPTTWMNIGTMKSNGFEMSLGYDVIKNDVFSWNTGGNFTTFHVVLSKLDPQLAGSFVGATNLGTPGQEATQITRAVEGEKIGILWGKVYKGVGEDGKYIFEDRNNDGKIDNQDETIIGNGLPKFEFGWNNTIRYKNFDFNFLLRGSIGHDLINTYRAFYENPNVASSYNIVKTKYFNPNITDGQIFSSRFVERASFAKLDNATLGYNFKLPAGSLVKSLRAYLSGQNLFTITNYTGVDPEVRYADESTSNTGAVTRNALAPGVDRRETWVLTRSFTLGVNVQF